The following DNA comes from Nycticebus coucang isolate mNycCou1 chromosome 19, mNycCou1.pri, whole genome shotgun sequence.
gttttcatttctgagtaatgttttggctattcgaggttttttctgattccatataaaacgaagtattattttttcaagatctttaaaatatgacaatggagctttaataggaattgcattaaaattatatattgctttgggtagtatagacattttaacaatgttgattcttcccagccatgagcatggtatgtttttccatttgttaacatcttcagctatttcttttcttagagtttcatagttctctttatagagatcatgtCCTTTGtgaggtaaactcccaaatatttcatcttctttgtcactactgtgaatggaatagagtccttgactatttattcagcatgactattgttggtatatataaaggccacagatttatgagtgttgattttgtaacctaagatgctCCTGTATtcttttatcacttctaagagttttttagtagactccctggtattttccatatatacaatcatatcatctgcgaagagtgaaagtttgatctcttctgaccctgtgtggataccctttattgccttttcttgcctaattgtgatggctaagactttcattacaatgttaaaaagcagtggagacaatgggcagccttgcctggttcctgatctgagtggaaattatttcaatttaactccattcaattcgatattgtctgtgggtttgctgtagatggcctctatcagtttaagaaatatcccttctatacccattttcttaagtattctgatcatgaaaggatgctggatattatcaaaagctttttctacatcaattgaaagaatcgtatgctctttgttttttaattttgtttatgtgatgaattatatttatagatttatgtatactgaaccatccttgagaccctggaataaaacccactcaGTCAtggtgttgctggattctgtttgctaggatcttcttgaatatttttgcatcaatattcattagtgatattggtctataattttcttttcttgttgggtcttttcctgtttggggattaaggtgatatttgcttcatagaatgtgttgggtagtattccttctttttctgtattttggaaaaggttgagtaatataggtagtagttcctctttaaaggtttggtagaattctgatgtgaagccatctggtcctgggcttttctttttagggagattttgtatatttgatgctatttcagaacttgatataggtctgttcaatattttcactttatcttggctaagtctaggaaggtggcgtgcttccaagtattggtgtatttccttcagattttcgtatttctgagaatagagtttcttgtaatattcattaatgattttctgaatttctgaggagtctgttgttatttcgtctttaccattcctgattgatgaaattagagattttactcttttttccctgttaggttagccaaaggtttatctattttattgaccttttcaaaaaaccaacttttttatttattgatctgttgtataattcttttgttttcaatttcatttaattcagctctaactttggttattttcttctgctgggtttgggattggaatgttcttccttttccagttgcttgagatgtcccattaagttgttaacgtcctctttttctgttctctggaggaaggcttgcagtgctataaatttcccttttaggactgcctttgcggtaactcagaggttctgataatttgtgtcttcattgttgttttgttccaaatatttggtaatttccttcttaatctcgtctatgatcccgctattcttcagcataaggttatttagtttccatgtttttgtatgaggatGCAGATTCGTGTAGTTACttagttcaagttttattccatgatggtcctataagatgcaaggaataatttgtattgttttaaatttgctgaggttagccttgtgacctaagatgtgatcaatttttggtatgttccataggctgatgagaagaatgtgtattcagttttgttaggatgaaatgatctgtagatgtctgttaaatctacttgttgaatagttaagtttacgTCTAAAgtttccttgcttagcttctttttggaggatctatccaacactgccaaaggagtgttaaaatctctgactattatggtgctggaggaaatcaagttgcttatgtctgttagagtgtctcttataaattgaggtgaattgtagttgggtgcataaatgttaataattgaaatctcatcatgttgagtgttacccttaacaaatatgaaggtaCCATCCTTATCttcccttacttttgttgatttaaagcctattgtatctatgaataaaattgcaacacctgaatttttctgatttccatttgcctgaaatatagatgaccatcccttcaccctgagtctgtatttatcttttaaggtaaggtgagatttttGTGTGCATcacatatctggcctgagtttttgtatccagtcagctaacctgtgcctctgtaCAGGGCGATTTAAGCCATTTATATTAATTGTAAAttttgataagcctggtaaaatttggggtatcgagtttttcaaaagtccagtggagatttttaatccttttgccactgtggaagttggaatttgatcaaaagtttctgagtgagtttacttttgtggtaaattgtggaggattgtgctggtcattatggaggaataggtctgagaatatcctggacatctggtttacttatggcaaatttcttcaacatgggaatgtcattaaagttggtttagctggatataggatcctggatcgaaagttattttcttttaggagattaaaagtcgatgaccaccctcttctagcttacaagttttcagcagagagatctgcagtcattctaatattcttccctttgtaggttatggttttctttcatctggctgcttgcagagttctctccttcattttaactttggcgaagttaattataatgtatttagGAGatatcttattcgggttgagtcgtgctggggttctgaaactgtttgctatctgattttcagaatctcttggcatgtctggaaagttctcattcattatGTCATGAAggagagcctctgtgccttttgaagccacttcatcgcctTCAGAAATTCCCATAAGGcacatattagttttcttttcttttcttttttttttttttttttaatattctaagaATTAGATTTTATTTCCTGTTCTCAAAACGTGCAGACCACTGACTTGTCTGGCCTGTAGTTTGCTGACTTAACTGAAGGTTGCTGTGTTTTGGTTGACCTGAAGGTGCAGAAGCCCCCACACGTGGCAAAGAAGGGTTCAAACTGGGAAGAGTTCAGTGTTTCCTGGTTTCTCCAGGGATTTGACTTACTTTACTGCTCAGAGCCCAAGAGGGACTTTGTATAAACATTTGCCCCCACCACCAAATCAAGTACAGTTCAAAAACCCAAGAGGAAAGGGGTAGGTAATAAGAAATCAGAACATCGAAGAATGTTTAAAGCATTTTGTTAATGCTAACAAAAAAAACAAGGTGCAAACTGAAAATGCTATTGAGATTTACAGGCACTGTGTGTACAAGGTGCAAAAGTTTGCAaaggttttctctctttctctcttttttttttttggtgttgctttaagaAACTTTATCAAATACATTTATTACAAATATAAAGCTTCCTTTCTCTCCCAACcaaaggcaattaaaaaaaattaaagtttatcaATACTCAGCACAATTACACAGGTGAACCAGagcaattaattttctttctggaaaagaATAACAAACCATGTTTAGGATGTCAGAAGACTCAAATCTAGCAGCCAcccagaaaaaattattttctgttgccAAAGCTTTTTGTTCTTCGAAAGTCACCATTCACCAGCTGAAGATTTTATATGCAGATACCAAATAGCATAAACTTTAACTAGTATCTCTTTCGTTTTTGACTTAGAAGTCCCCTCTGTTGTCTTTGCTGGGTCCTTTGCTTTGCCTTCCTTCTTGGATGCTTTGGAACTGGAAGCAGCCTTCTTGCTCTTATTCTTTGCTGTATTCTGTGAGGTTTCTGTAGTTGAGGGACAGCTGTCAAAATCTCCTGAGAGGGCATCAGTGGGGTCTCGGTCACCTGCAGGTTTCTTTGACTCCTGTGATCTATTTGTAGGTGGCTTCGCAGGTTTGTCCTTCCCATCACTGTCCAGGAGGTGTCTGTAGTCAGGAGGGAGGGTATCATCTTGCTCTCCAAGCTTGTCTCTGTGCTCAGCTTTAGCTTTTTCCTTCACTTTATCCTCCATTGGTTTGTTCTCATCTGGGTCAGGCTGCCTCTGTCCTAGACTGTCAGAGAGTTTATTCAAGGCATCATCAAGATCTTTGTCACTCTGTGACATATCAGAGAGTGGGGCTGCAGAGTGAGTGGTTGAACCTGGGGTTTGGGAAACCACTTCAGAGATGACAGCAGAAAGTTTAGCATCTTCAAATTTAAGAGATGAAGCATTCAGGGGACTGGAGAAGTCCTCAGACAAAGCATCCAGCAGGAAGTCTTCCCTCAGCGGTGGAAGCTGCTCCTTGAGCTCTGTGGGCAGGAGTGGTTTTCCATCTTCATCCTTGACCTCTTCTAATCTATAATCCGGGGgtattgtttcttctttttcaccaAGTTTTTCATGGTCTTCTTTGGCTTTATCCTTGACTTTATCTGTCACAGGTTTTCCATCTTCTGGATCTGCTTCCCTTTCCCCCAGGCTACCAGCCAAGGCCTCTACAGCATCCTCAGGCACTGGACCTGCAAGGCAGGTGGCTTGGGTGGTGCTGACTGTATACTACACATGGAAATCCGAGGCACAGTCTCCACCACAGAAGTTGGGGCAGTGACCTtagattcttctgttttctcagttggcttagattgtttttctttacatttagacCAGTCAAAATCTTCTGAAAGTTCATCAATGAGTTGTGATTCACTCAGGAGCTTGGGTTTTTCTTCAGGCTGTGGCAGTAGTGGTTTCCCATCTTTATCCATGGCTGGCTGCAGTCTGTACTCAGACAGGACCGTCTCCTCGTCCTCACCACACTTCTCTAGTCTTTCTTCTTTAGCTTTTACCTCATTGACTTCCTTAACAGAACTAAGGTCAAGTTCGGGTTCTGGTTTCTGGGTTCCCAGCAAAGCTGACAGAGCCTCAAGGGCTTGGTCGCTCATTGTATCCTTCtccacctttcttttcttctcctggggtGGAGCAGCAGTTCTCACTGTCCCTGATGACTGAGCTTTTAAAACCTCTCCTGTAGAtttctctttttcagttttctttccatCTGCAGTAGGAGAACCACAGGTGAAGTCAGATGACAAGGCATCTATGACGTCCTCCGGCCCCAGGGGTTTTGCAGAGTCTGGGGGAGGGCCTATAATCCCTTCTTTTTTAGCCAAAAGTTCCCTATATTTTGGAGGGATTGTGACTTCTATTTTACCTAATTCCTCTATGTAGGTGGAACTCATTGAATCTGAAACTTCTGGTCCAGTATAAGTTGTACTGTCTTCCTTAGTTTCTTCAGGTTGTCCCAACGTGTCTATTAAATCGTCCAAAGCAGCGTCCAGGCCTGACTTTCCAGATGGTTTATCCAGTTTGGATTCAACTGGTACAGCTGGAGTTAatggtttctcttcttttttcttgtcaaCTGGTCCCAATGCAGCAGCTATACCAGCAGCAACACTCTCTCCACCAGCAGAAATTGTGTCTTGTGGTTTGGTCTTTCGTTCCATTGGTTTCTCTGATGGCACCTGTTCACTTGATCTGGAAACTGCTTTTTCACTATAAGCATGTTTACCTCCTATGTCTGAGGCATGCTTGGGCAGGCTTTTTGGCTTTGTGTGTTCTTTTGGCTTTCCTTCTTGGGATTTCTTCTCATGAACCACAGATGGCTTAGTCGATTGTGACTTCTCAGGTTCTGTTTTTATGGCCTTAGTTTCTGTGGGATTCATACTGGAAAACTTGCTCGGTGCACCCAAGGAAGCTGATACTGCGCGTGACTCCGGCCCCCAAGACCTCAGCTTGGTTTTCAGGATGTTTGCATTGCTGGCTGGGCTGGCCCCGACAGTTTCTGCTTCTGCTCCAGCCCTAGACCAGCTTGCTCAcacatattagttttcttcgaattatctcagagctctctgaaagaatgatccggttttgctctctacttctcttcgtctttgagcatttgggagcattaaaaatctttgtctttaatgtcagaaatcgtttcttctgcctgctccattgtgttactgagggattctactatatttctgagatctttgaaggctgcaaattcttttctcaatgtgtcaaaatgtttggtgattttgtctttgaattcattgaattattttttttttcactttttttattgttaaatcatagctgtatacattagtgcaatcaaggggtacaatgtgctcgtttcatatacaatcttaaatattctcatcaaactgttcaacatagccttcatggcattttcttagttattgtatgtagacatttgtattctgcatttagtaagtttcacctctacccatgaattcattgaattcttgcaacaacttttgaaatgctccttgaatttctaattccaactttacctccattctattaatcttatttgcaatccaaattctgaattcgatttctgacatctcaagcTTATGTGTATGAACGGGATCTTCGGTTGTGACTACCATGTcgttccttggaggagttgatctactctggttattcatgttgctggagtttttctgctgattctgccccatgattattttacaccgtttggctagatgagcagataaggtgaagttgggttgaggtttcctggagtagtgattaaccaaccCTTTTGCCAAGATcttggactggtgtctgtaccttttcccctagagctttgcaaaggacctgtacagcgCTATGACCTGAGACacttgggacctgcttggtgtggtgggactaagtggctgtgtcttgttttcagcttgtctgtgtccaatcctagtgaatcagtagcTCTGGGTtggagtctcagctgtggagaaataccagcaatgaaaTACCCCGCCctaccacaggcaacaactggaaaaggaaaatcaaatttttCCACAAACATcatacccagggtaccactttggaagtcctcaggtgattgcaccagttcaagagttccaaatcaattgtcccagttagcacccagtctcaagtgggggagttcaaaatgtctccagcaactagataacaggggtctgctgacagctCCAGTATgatttgctccagtgctccatggagtcagaaggacccacccaggaaatgaATTAATCTGGGAAGTTTGAGACtcacacctctgtcacacccagtcactggtaacctgcagggctgtgacccagttccctccaatgagcagatgctctgggtgtttgtgcctgcctgagacacagggaaatctatgtctccttggccaggttGCTgtactctgccaccagctggcagggggagctgaagcctgacaacctcaggtgttTAATGGAGGCTTGGGTGGTTCATTCAGTTCCAgacccacccctgattgatggtACTGCCACTTATATTCTTATAGAATTTGCGTTTCTTTCCCAGGCTGTATTCCACTGTGGTCCAGGTGCTGTtttagttcacagaaactgcgacttaACGCTACCCTGTCCTGATGCTGCTGAGCCAGTTCTCacagagctggcatctctgtcttcACATTactgtgttggggcaggcatgGCTAAAACTCACAAacggctctcagttcctgcccttccctgggctGATACTGCTGCCATGCCTGCCTCAGCTATGCTCCCCTAGGAGCTGGTTGCATCTTGAGCTCACAAAaacagcaattctgactcagccccactcttgtgtttctgtcccaggtcTGTTTTGCCTGTAGCTGCCATCAGAGCAGAGGCCTGGCTCCCTCCAGTTGCTAAGAGAGGCAGGAAGTTCTTCAAAACATCAccggggtgtgagccctattgttcccgctGTTGCCACTGCTGTGCTGTGTGGcactgtctctccctctcccttatAGCTCCCTCGCTGCACAGTCCCCACTCCACACCCATGCCGCCAATTCAGCACAGACCTgtaacagcccatgccctgtccacacctcttgagaaaatgcccaagaatctggactccatggggtaTAGGCTTCCAGAccatggggtgagagtggaggggagtgctgggagttcagaattgcggGTAGcatatatgttcagttttatatatggcacactagtgggtcttctctggggaaggagttctggctTTTAGAGGGTccctcccatgggataaaataggaggagatctgaactctgctcgcttgtttgtagaaagtgtagtcagccattctcatgggggaggagactcccgtctgcttggccATGGGTTttatgtttccttggggtcacagcttgcctcagcaggggtgatgtgtgctcttcaatattctctcttggctcatctccaaaccatcagctttctttctaaacttctgtcctttaaccttccttctggatgggacccTCTGTGTAAAGCTAGCTCCAGTCGGCTTTACAAAGAAAACTTTGCCTTCTCTcccaaagttttaaattttgatgtagtCTAGCttgtctagtttttcttttgttccttgtactttttgatattttatttatgaaaccTGTGCCTGAGTCAAGGTCATGAAGATGTACCTGTGTTTCCTTCAAAGTGTAGATGATGTTGCATACTTTTCATTGCAACACATGAAGATGCATATTTTGGAATTCGCTTAGAAATTATTTCCCTTAGAGTTAGAAGAGAGGATATGAATATTTATTCCTTTCCTTGTCATCAACCCAATTACATAAAATTAAGGTAACTAAgaaatctgtaatttttttttttttttggagataagagtctcaagctgtcactgaggtgtcacagctcacagcaacctccaactcttgggtttaatcaattctcttgcctcagcctcccaagtagctgggactacagctgcctgccataaagcctggctatttttttgttcctgttgcagttgtcattgttttagctggcccaggctgggtttgtacctgccagccttggtgtatgtggctggtaccctacccactgagctatgggcaccgccccaAATGTGCAATTATTGAAATCATGTAACTTCAAATTTTGACCTTACATTCTTCATACTGTGgcaaaattagttttttaaaaatcacttcttttttttttagagacagagtcttactttgccacccagatagagtgctgtgtcatcatggcttacagcaaccttagactgctgggctcaagtgatcttcttactGTAATCTCCCAAGtacccaggactacaggcgcctgccacaatgcccagctagtttttttctttttatgtaagagacagggtctcactcttgctcaggctggtttcaaacttgtgagcttaagcaattcttctgcctcagattcccagagtgctaagaatcATCATTTTGATTACGAGAAATGCTAGTCTATTAGAAGAGCACTGGTCTAAATGGCAGGAAACTTGGGTGCTTCACATCTGAATTGTTCTActcatttatttgtctatttaagAACTATTTATTGATTATTCCTGACATCATGGAGTTGGTATGTCTTAGAGCTAGATTCCAATGGTTGTTGCATTTGGCCACTTTTTTCAGAGCAGGTATAGCTGTATAAGTAAGTCTCATTGGACTTGGCTGGAGAATAACATAAAGGAGAAAGTAGAAACAAAGAGCACAGCAGTTCTTAACTTAGTTGTAGATGGAAGGAGACCAGACTGAGGGaatttctcccttctcttctttttctctcccctcccctcctctcctctgcctcttttctccctccctccttccctctttccttttttcttcatttcaaatgGAATAGTATAAGGATATTTACAGGCTGATGGTAAAGAACTTCTAGAGAGATTGAAGATCCAAGAGGAGGGCAATGATTGGCATTATAAGATATGAGTGTATGAAATTACACCCGGAGGGGTCAACTTTAATAGGTGAAGTCATGCCATTTCCTTAATAGGAAGTGTGTGGAAATATGTAAGTAAGGGTGTATAGAGGGGAAGAGGGTTGGAGTGTTGAAGGAGCCTTTAGTTTTATTGATAGTTGAGTCAGTTTAATCTGCCAAGAGTGACTTTGGGCAAGGGACTGAAAAGTGGTGAGGGTCTGTTGCACTTGATCAAGAATAAGTAAAAGAATTGATGAGTAGTTTGGAAAGGGTGAGAATGGATCTCATAAACTTTGAGTGACTCAGTTCTTCTGTTCTGTATTTTCTCCATCTAATTTTCCCATATGAAGACATTGAATTAAATTGTGATATTGGTTTGAGATGGGAGGTTTACAGGAATTGAGAAGGTGAAGGTTAAGGGGGGTTGCTTTGCTGCTTTTAAGAAGACAGTGAAGTGATTGGTAGTCTGTGGGGAAGAGGAATAAATGTCAGGGAGAAACTGATGGACTCAGTAAGGCGGAGGGATGGGGCTGTGGATTCTTTGATAAGGTCAAAGAATAGGTGAGGCATATAAGGTTATGGCCAGAGATTGATGTTTTTGGTTTGAGAAAGGGAGCAAACATGAGTGATGACAAAAAGAATTTATGGCATTGAAGTGGATTGTTGAAGTGATGTGAATGCAGTTGTTTTTGTTTAGGTGAGTAGTTGAGGTGTGCAATTATATGGATTGTGTTGTGAAAGTGTTCAGAATAACAGCAAGGTTAATGTTGGTGAGGTAGaggaatctcagagcttgagTCCTCATTGAATCTGGTGGTGGTGAAATGGGCTAAATAAGGAACGGTAGAATGTCATGTCTGGATAGCAAACCTCTTGGAAGGAAGAAGATTTTATGGGAAGGTGATTGATTGACTTACAGCCTAGAAGTGTAATGGGAGCATGCTGACCTCTCCCCTCCTGTTGAGCCTTGGAGAAAGGGCCATATTCATTTGAttggattaaaattttttttttgccatcctatttttcagaaataatgaTTGGATATTATTGAGCAAGTGGTGTTTTAGCAAGAGAACCTAGACTTCATACTATTATTGTCCGGGAGGTACcaactatagattttttttttttaagtgacaccAGGAGGGCTTCAGAGAGCCCAATGGAATTGACTAGAAGGAAGAAATCAGGGTGATAGATTATAGGTTGCAAATGTAGTGGGAGGGGATAAGGATGGGCTAGTTGAGAGATGACCCAAGGAGTCAGCACTTTGCAGGTTTTGAGGATTGTAGGGGgatgaaaagttttatttaaatagattgGCGCTAGCATTACCAACTTCACAAAATTTACTTGGTGCCAGGTCAAGCCTGTAGGTTTGAAATTGGGTGATTGAGGCACTTGTTTAAAGACTTACTGTGATGGGGCTCTTGTGTAACACACTAAGTGTGGAATCTAAACAATAATATttgcttgatttattttttgtttttgttttatgaggttgggtctctctctgttgcccaggttaaagtacagtggtgtgatGATAACTCCCTACAACCTACatcccctgggctcaagtgatgcttctgcctcagccctcaagtaactgggagtacaggcttATGccctatgcctggctattttttaaatagttttgtagagacaggttctcactgtgttgcccaggctggtcttgaacgtctGTCCCTGAGTGATCCTttggccttggcctctcaaagtgcagattacaggcatgtgtcTCCATGAAACAGgactaaaatttgtttttatttgttttgttgttgttgttgttttcagtttttttgaggGAGGTTCTACCTACTGTTACCTGgtccagagtgcagtggcatcatcataggtaactgtaacctcaaactcctgggctcacgtgatcctcctatctcagcaaTATTTGATTAATTTATAAGGGAGAAAAACATATGTAttgtaaatagaaaaatttcccaaatgcaATGCACTGAGAAGTGATGAAAGAGTACAGCCTGATGATTTTATactagtaaaagaaaaatgaagttatttCTGACTTGCACATAATAATGTGTCCACTGGGTGTCACTGTGTCTTCATATTTAGCTACACAAATACTTAGGGCCACTGTTGTACAGGTCTTTtctctgcttatttttcttttttgcagtgaatttttgctcattttttttctttttaggtatgGTTATTTATCACCATTGCAAATAAAGCAAATACCTATTCCTAAACTGGCTGCTCCGAACTGTCTGATTGTTACCTGGGTGACCAACAGACAGAAGCATCTACGTTTTGTGAAGGAAGAACTTTATCCTTCTTGGTCTGTGGAGGTAGTTGCCGAATGGCACTGGGTAAAAGTAAGTTCAGAAGttagcttatttaaaaaaaaaaaaagaaacgaagcCAGCTTATTTGTTAATGTGGTGTTTTTCCAGCGGCTCTAGGTGTTTCTTGACTCATGTCACTATTCTTTCAACACAAGCTAATTCAAACATTTGCTTTGCTGCTAAACACTTTTATCTTATTCTCAAGGCTTTTACctatttcttctgtctttttgtaGTAGGTCCCAAACAAGTCAGGAAAATGTcaggataaaattttaaaaagctccgATGTCTCATTACCAAACATAGAAATGGTCTCAccctttgttttcttcccccTCTAAACAACCTGTAATTTCAGTCACCCTTTGTGActtctttctgaatttttgttattttgcagGGGA
Coding sequences within:
- the LOC128571620 gene encoding LOW QUALITY PROTEIN: calpastatin-like (The sequence of the model RefSeq protein was modified relative to this genomic sequence to represent the inferred CDS: inserted 1 base in 1 codon); the encoded protein is MNPTETKAIKTEPEKSQSTKPSVVHEKKSQEGKPKEHTKPKSLPKHASDIGGKHAYSEKAVSRSSEQVPSEKPMERKTKPQDTISAGGESVAAGIAAALGPVDKKKEEKPLTPAVPVESKLDKPSGKSGLDAALDDLIDTLGQPEETKEDSTTYTGPEVSDSMSSTYIEELGKIEVTIPPKYRELLAKKEGIIGPPPDSAKPLGPEDVIDALSSDFTCGSPTADGKKTEKEKSTGEVLKAQSSGTVRTAAPPQEKKRKVEKDTMSDQALEALSALLGTQKPEPELDLSSVKEVNEVKAKEERLEKCGEDEETVLSEYRLQPAMDKDGKPLLPQPEEKPKLLSESQLIDELSEDFDWSKCKEKQSKPTEKTEESKVTAPTSVVETVPRISMCSIQSAPPKPPALXGPVPEDAVEALAGSLGEREADPEDGKPVTDKVKDKAKEDHEKLGEKEETIPPDYRLEEVKDEDGKPLLPTELKEQLPPLREDFLLDALSEDFSSPLNASSLKFEDAKLSAVISEVVSQTPGSTTHSAAPLSDMSQSDKDLDDALNKLSDSLGQRQPDPDENKPMEDKVKEKAKAEHRDKLGEQDDTLPPDYRHLLDSDGKDKPAKPPTNRSQESKKPAGDRDPTDALSGDFDSCPSTTETSQNTAKNKSKKAASSSKASKKEGKAKDPAKTTEGTSKSKTKEILVKVYAIWYLHIKSSAGEW